In Candidatus Berkelbacteria bacterium, the following are encoded in one genomic region:
- a CDS encoding UvrD-helicase domain-containing protein: MPGSPVSEAVLGGLNLAQKEAVLATDGPVLILAGAGSGKTKCLTHRLAYIVAEGKAETNEILAITFTNKAAQELAGRIVNILGLSLQDFQRNPNLFTRRYLPWVGTFHSICVRILRAEHEQLGLPKSFTIFDSDDSLTLTRGIIRNLGYDPKQISPNAVRSVISGAKNELLSPEDYSKYVQGYFQQVALEVYRKYQRRLVELSALDFDDLIMATVKLLEQFPEVRAKYHQQFKYVMVDEYQDTNHAQYRLTALLTNPKSQNLCVVGDDYQSIYGWRGANFQNILNFNRDFPASKVYKLEQNYRSTKNIILGAAQVVERIKRRSEKKLWTDNEEGPPISVYEASNAYAEAEFVATEIRGLKGYGHNWNDFAVLYRTNAQSRILEEIFLSQGVPYRLVGALRFYERKEVKDLLSYLRYLANPGDTHSFERAINTPPRGIGPKTLEKGGEKVDKFKDDMEQIRTQAASLTPVEILEKVLAFSRYKSFVDDGTPEGEGRVENVEELVNLASEFESLDEFMEHVTLISDVDNYDARADAVTLMSMHASKGLEFTVVFLAGCEEGLFPHMRALEEEAEMDEERRLCYVAMTRARKRLYLTLARQRVIHGGLTNTIPSRFIREIDQNLLDMI, encoded by the coding sequence ATGCCCGGCTCCCCAGTTTCTGAGGCTGTTCTTGGAGGTCTAAACCTGGCTCAAAAAGAGGCGGTCCTTGCGACTGACGGTCCGGTATTAATTCTTGCCGGCGCAGGTTCGGGAAAGACCAAGTGCCTGACGCACCGGCTGGCATACATCGTTGCCGAAGGCAAAGCCGAGACTAATGAGATTTTAGCTATCACGTTTACGAATAAGGCGGCGCAGGAGCTCGCGGGCAGGATTGTCAATATTTTAGGATTGTCGTTACAAGATTTCCAGCGCAACCCCAACTTATTCACTCGTCGTTATTTACCGTGGGTTGGCACCTTTCACTCAATTTGTGTCCGCATTTTACGAGCAGAGCACGAGCAGCTGGGCTTACCAAAATCGTTTACGATTTTCGACTCCGATGATTCATTGACGCTAACGCGAGGTATCATCCGCAATCTTGGCTACGATCCGAAGCAAATTAGCCCTAACGCGGTGCGGTCGGTAATCTCTGGAGCTAAGAACGAGCTGCTTAGTCCTGAGGACTACTCGAAATACGTTCAAGGATATTTTCAACAAGTTGCGCTTGAGGTTTATCGAAAGTACCAGCGTCGACTAGTTGAGCTCTCGGCGCTCGATTTCGACGACCTTATTATGGCAACTGTCAAACTACTCGAGCAGTTCCCTGAAGTAAGGGCTAAATATCACCAACAATTCAAATACGTCATGGTCGATGAGTATCAAGACACAAACCACGCCCAGTACCGGCTGACCGCCCTGCTAACCAACCCAAAATCGCAGAACCTTTGCGTTGTTGGTGATGACTACCAGTCTATTTACGGCTGGCGGGGGGCTAATTTCCAAAACATCCTTAACTTCAACCGGGATTTCCCAGCTTCCAAGGTCTATAAACTTGAGCAGAACTATCGTTCGACCAAAAATATCATCCTTGGCGCCGCGCAGGTCGTAGAGCGGATCAAAAGGCGGAGCGAAAAGAAGCTTTGGACTGACAATGAAGAAGGCCCACCGATCTCGGTTTATGAAGCGAGTAACGCCTATGCCGAAGCGGAGTTTGTGGCGACAGAGATACGGGGCCTAAAAGGCTACGGCCATAACTGGAACGACTTTGCTGTACTTTATCGCACTAACGCTCAGTCTCGTATCCTAGAAGAAATATTTTTAAGCCAGGGCGTACCGTATCGACTAGTGGGCGCGTTGCGCTTCTATGAACGTAAAGAAGTGAAGGATCTGCTCTCGTACTTAAGGTATCTTGCCAATCCCGGCGATACACACTCGTTTGAGAGAGCGATAAACACCCCGCCGCGTGGTATCGGCCCAAAAACCCTGGAGAAAGGTGGGGAGAAAGTTGATAAGTTCAAAGACGATATGGAGCAGATCCGTACTCAGGCAGCGAGCTTGACGCCAGTAGAGATTCTTGAAAAAGTTTTGGCCTTTAGCCGTTACAAATCTTTTGTCGATGACGGTACGCCTGAAGGCGAGGGCAGGGTCGAGAACGTCGAGGAACTAGTGAACCTTGCCAGTGAGTTTGAGAGTCTAGACGAATTTATGGAGCACGTCACGTTGATAAGCGACGTGGATAATTATGATGCTCGAGCCGATGCCGTGACGCTGATGAGTATGCACGCCTCTAAGGGATTAGAATTCACAGTAGTTTTCTTGGCAGGTTGCGAGGAAGGTCTTTTCCCACACATGCGCGCCCTAGAGGAGGAGGCGGAGATGGATGAGGAGCGGCGGCTTTGCTACGTAGCGATGACACGAGCTCGTAAGCGCCTCTATTTAACCCTTGCTCGCCAGAGGGTTATTCACGGCGGCCTGACAAATACTATCCCCAGCCGGTTCATCCGGGAAATTGATCAGAATCTCTTAGACATGATCTAG
- the dnaB gene encoding replicative DNA helicase, protein MAIGKLPPQNIEAEAAVLGAILVNKDAMDKVADVLIAEDFYRQDHQKIFRAILRLFEKRSPIDLVTLTNELEALKELDTVGGAAYIAELVNTVPTAVHVLHYAEIVRHKATLRRILNAGQKIAELGYDEEAEVQVILDEAESALFGVSRQLLKDNFQVISDILAGSFDRIDRLHREKGLLRGVPTGFKDLDNKLSGLQPSDLIILAARPSMGKTTFALNIALNAAVKAQVPVGFFSLEQSKEQIVDRLICAQAMVDNWKLRTGNLSEDDFPAIGMAMGTLAEAPIYIDDSPTLTAIEIRTKARRLRAEQQLGLIVIDYLQLLESSRRENRDSNRVQEVSEISRSLKALARELDVPVIALSQLSRAVEGREKKVPQLSDLRESGSIEQDADVVMFLYREDYYDRETERKGVTDLLIRKHRNGPIGEVELHFKAEQARFYDVERRAKTNTPASRPD, encoded by the coding sequence ATGGCTATCGGTAAATTACCGCCACAGAATATTGAGGCTGAGGCCGCCGTCTTGGGCGCAATTTTGGTTAACAAAGATGCCATGGACAAAGTGGCCGACGTTTTAATTGCCGAAGATTTCTATCGACAAGACCATCAAAAAATCTTTCGAGCCATCCTGCGACTGTTCGAAAAGCGTTCGCCAATCGACCTAGTAACGTTAACTAACGAGCTTGAAGCCTTGAAGGAATTGGATACAGTCGGCGGCGCTGCCTATATAGCAGAGTTAGTTAATACAGTGCCGACCGCCGTGCACGTCCTACATTACGCTGAGATTGTTAGGCATAAGGCCACGCTCCGCCGTATTCTCAATGCTGGCCAGAAGATCGCTGAGCTTGGTTACGATGAGGAAGCCGAAGTGCAGGTAATTCTCGACGAAGCAGAATCAGCGCTATTCGGCGTTTCTAGGCAGCTCTTGAAGGACAATTTCCAGGTTATTAGCGATATATTGGCGGGTAGTTTTGACCGCATTGACCGGCTGCACCGCGAAAAAGGTTTGCTACGCGGTGTGCCAACTGGGTTTAAAGATCTCGATAATAAACTCTCAGGTTTGCAGCCGTCCGATCTTATTATTCTTGCTGCCCGTCCAAGTATGGGTAAAACAACTTTTGCTTTAAATATCGCCCTGAACGCTGCCGTCAAAGCTCAAGTCCCGGTTGGTTTTTTCTCCTTGGAACAAAGTAAGGAGCAGATTGTTGATCGTCTGATTTGCGCACAAGCCATGGTGGACAACTGGAAATTACGGACTGGCAATCTGAGCGAAGACGACTTTCCGGCCATCGGTATGGCAATGGGAACGCTGGCTGAGGCGCCGATTTATATTGACGACTCACCAACTCTGACGGCGATTGAAATTCGCACCAAAGCTCGCCGCTTGCGCGCCGAGCAGCAGTTGGGCCTAATTGTCATCGACTATTTACAGCTGCTGGAATCATCCCGTCGGGAAAATCGCGATTCTAATCGTGTTCAGGAAGTATCGGAGATCTCGCGCTCACTAAAGGCCTTAGCCAGGGAGCTCGACGTGCCGGTGATAGCGCTTTCTCAGCTCTCGCGCGCCGTCGAGGGTCGGGAAAAGAAAGTCCCGCAGCTCTCAGATCTACGCGAGTCCGGTTCGATCGAGCAAGATGCTGATGTGGTGATGTTCCTTTACCGCGAGGATTATTACGACAGAGAAACTGAGCGCAAAGGCGTTACCGATCTGCTGATCCGTAAACACCGAAACGGTCCGATCGGTGAAGTTGAGCTGCATTTCAAGGCCGAGCAAGCCAGATTCTACGACGTTGAGCGCCGCGCTAAAACCAATACCCCAGCGAGTCGACCCGATTAA
- the dnaX gene encoding DNA polymerase III subunit gamma/tau, with product MSSLYRAYRPKIFDDVLGQEHICSSLVTSLKNNRVGHAYLFSGSRGTGKTTLARLFARSLNCQKRPPNQNPCNSCELCLEIGEGRSVDVFEIDAASNRGIDEIRELRERVNFAPARAKYKVYIIDEVHMLTKEAFNALLKTLEEPPSHVIFILATTELHKVPETIISRCQRYQFRRASTEALVSLLETVGRKEKLKLDGEAVQAIAARADGSYRDALTLLGNIASQEGELNVAKVRELLGLPPHQIVLETLQLLQEGDADKLASVLKNFLASGGDITVLAKAVADECKNMILDNASLSVEPAVARVLEQLLLVLARSRSSVDPTALILAEFINLALTLRPAANLKVTNAPPAMRDVQKVEKPLTVDAPAPVDTVAASVQATGTTDADATFWNKFLEGIKGHNHALYMVVRAARLEGLSETSVVVAVKFRFYVDRMNEARNRKIIEAVANEVAGRPMKLECVIRADLDVGVSNNDDLVRTVVDVFELEETK from the coding sequence ATGTCGAGCCTCTATCGCGCTTATCGGCCCAAGATTTTTGATGATGTTTTAGGGCAGGAGCATATCTGTTCGTCTCTTGTTACTTCACTCAAAAATAACCGTGTCGGCCACGCCTATTTATTCTCTGGCTCCCGCGGTACTGGCAAGACAACACTAGCCAGGCTATTTGCTCGGTCACTAAACTGCCAGAAACGACCCCCAAATCAAAACCCATGCAACAGCTGCGAACTTTGTCTTGAGATTGGCGAAGGCAGGTCAGTTGATGTGTTTGAGATCGACGCCGCTTCTAATCGCGGAATCGACGAAATTCGCGAGTTAAGAGAGCGGGTTAACTTCGCTCCAGCCCGAGCCAAGTACAAGGTTTACATCATCGATGAAGTACACATGCTGACGAAGGAAGCCTTTAATGCCTTGTTGAAAACCCTCGAGGAACCGCCGTCTCACGTGATTTTTATCCTAGCGACAACCGAACTGCACAAAGTACCAGAGACGATCATCTCTCGTTGCCAGCGTTATCAATTTCGTAGAGCTTCAACCGAAGCTTTGGTCAGTCTGCTCGAGACGGTAGGGAGGAAGGAAAAACTAAAGCTAGACGGCGAAGCTGTCCAGGCGATCGCGGCTCGTGCCGACGGCTCGTACCGGGACGCTCTGACGCTGCTTGGTAACATTGCTAGTCAAGAGGGGGAGTTGAACGTGGCTAAAGTCAGAGAGCTGCTGGGCTTGCCGCCGCACCAAATCGTCCTAGAAACGCTCCAACTATTACAAGAGGGCGACGCTGACAAATTAGCCAGCGTTTTGAAAAACTTTCTCGCTTCGGGCGGGGACATCACCGTACTTGCTAAAGCCGTGGCCGATGAGTGCAAGAATATGATCCTCGATAACGCTTCGCTCTCAGTTGAACCAGCCGTGGCGCGCGTGCTAGAGCAGCTGCTGCTTGTGCTGGCTCGGTCGCGCTCCTCAGTTGACCCAACAGCTTTAATTTTGGCCGAATTTATTAATCTTGCCCTGACACTTCGCCCTGCTGCCAACCTCAAAGTTACCAACGCACCTCCGGCAATGCGCGACGTACAGAAGGTCGAAAAGCCCCTCACCGTAGATGCCCCAGCCCCTGTCGACACTGTCGCGGCAAGCGTTCAGGCAACTGGCACAACTGACGCAGACGCAACTTTCTGGAATAAGTTCCTCGAAGGAATCAAAGGCCATAATCATGCTTTGTACATGGTTGTGAGAGCCGCGAGACTCGAGGGACTCAGCGAAACTAGTGTCGTCGTAGCCGTCAAGTTCCGTTTTTATGTTGACCGGATGAACGAGGCGCGAAATAGGAAAATTATCGAGGCGGTCGCCAACGAAGTGGCCGGTCGGCCGATGAAGCTCGAGTGTGTTATCCGCGCCGACCTTGACGTCGGCGTCAGTAACAATGATGATCTGGTACGGACAGTGGTAGACGTTTTTGAGCTAGAGGAGACGAAGTAG
- the tadA gene encoding Flp pilus assembly complex ATPase component TadA: MAVTNDIIKKISQKTNQPVFKVRAYLRGLTDIIASGLSEGSKVETDGLGTFKLTRLPERKVVTNFGGKKQTITLEAAVTPDFDVDPVLQNKITTTPKPTAADGPITEQFRISNLHTRESAVQFIELVDKTIPKNVLNLVPEPIARKYQAVPFSLKDKTVYIGMTDPENEEAFNAIRKSSGKIVKAFITTQDDVNHVLDQYSGLQSDLSELVEISEEEDKNQSTKEKVSEEDFAETSPAAKIVASLLKRAVREKASDIHVEPSEEDVVVRFRIDGVLRKVLNLPKEVQPAVISRVKILSSLKIDETRLPQDGRIQILLDGNKIDFRISTLPTVNGEKVVARVLDHSHGVLTLADLGVRGSSFKVLEENLTKAHGMTLITGPTGSGKSTTLYAMIARIKNEAINIITMEDPVEYRMPGVNQSQVNAKINFNFASGLRSILRQDPDVVMVGEIRDKETADIAINAALTGHVVLSSLHTNDSAGALPRLLDMGIEPFLITSSTNAIVAQRLCRKICDKCKQEAPPKPEYQVVISQEIENLPEKEKAEAKSKKSLFVGAGCNACGNSGYKGRIGIFEVMAITEPIRMLTIKRASSTEIMQQAKKDGTISMKQDGILKALDGLTTIEEVWRVTKD, from the coding sequence TTGGCTGTTACCAACGACATTATCAAAAAAATCAGTCAAAAAACTAACCAGCCTGTCTTTAAAGTGCGGGCGTATTTACGAGGCCTAACCGACATCATCGCTTCCGGTCTTAGTGAAGGCAGTAAAGTTGAAACCGACGGTCTGGGGACGTTCAAATTAACTCGCTTGCCGGAGCGCAAGGTTGTGACAAATTTCGGCGGTAAAAAGCAAACAATCACACTTGAGGCAGCTGTCACGCCAGATTTCGACGTTGACCCGGTGCTTCAGAATAAAATAACAACTACTCCCAAGCCTACCGCCGCTGACGGCCCAATCACCGAGCAGTTCCGCATCAGCAACCTTCATACCAGAGAATCAGCCGTTCAATTCATTGAGCTAGTAGACAAGACGATTCCTAAAAATGTCTTGAACCTAGTCCCGGAGCCGATCGCTCGCAAGTATCAAGCTGTCCCATTCTCCCTTAAAGATAAGACCGTTTATATCGGTATGACCGACCCTGAGAATGAAGAAGCCTTTAACGCCATCCGAAAGTCTTCTGGTAAGATCGTCAAAGCATTTATCACTACTCAAGACGATGTTAACCATGTGCTCGATCAATATTCTGGCTTGCAGTCTGACCTCAGCGAGCTAGTTGAGATTTCCGAGGAAGAAGATAAGAACCAGTCTACGAAGGAGAAAGTTAGCGAAGAGGACTTTGCTGAGACTTCGCCAGCTGCCAAAATCGTCGCTTCTCTGCTCAAACGTGCCGTACGCGAAAAAGCCTCAGATATTCACGTTGAGCCGTCGGAAGAAGACGTTGTTGTCCGTTTCCGTATCGATGGCGTGCTGCGCAAGGTGCTGAACTTGCCGAAAGAAGTTCAGCCCGCCGTGATTTCTCGGGTTAAGATCCTTTCCAGCCTGAAGATCGATGAGACTCGTTTACCGCAAGACGGTAGGATTCAGATTCTCCTTGACGGCAATAAGATCGACTTTCGTATCTCAACCCTGCCGACAGTTAACGGCGAAAAGGTCGTCGCCCGCGTCCTCGACCACTCACATGGCGTCCTTACATTGGCCGACCTAGGCGTCCGCGGTAGCTCCTTCAAAGTGCTGGAGGAAAATCTAACCAAGGCACATGGCATGACGCTAATTACTGGGCCAACCGGGAGCGGTAAGTCCACGACGCTTTACGCGATGATCGCCCGTATCAAAAACGAGGCCATTAACATTATTACTATGGAAGACCCGGTGGAGTACCGGATGCCTGGCGTCAACCAAAGCCAGGTAAACGCCAAGATTAATTTCAACTTCGCTAGTGGGCTCCGGTCAATCCTGCGCCAGGATCCAGACGTTGTGATGGTCGGCGAGATTCGCGACAAAGAGACAGCTGATATCGCTATTAACGCTGCCTTGACTGGGCACGTTGTTTTAAGCTCGCTCCACACTAATGACTCAGCCGGAGCCTTACCGCGCTTACTCGATATGGGCATCGAGCCGTTTCTCATTACTTCAAGCACCAACGCAATTGTGGCGCAGCGACTTTGCCGGAAAATTTGCGATAAGTGTAAACAGGAAGCGCCTCCGAAACCCGAGTACCAAGTGGTAATTAGCCAAGAAATTGAGAATCTTCCCGAAAAAGAAAAGGCCGAGGCTAAGAGCAAGAAAAGCCTTTTTGTCGGCGCTGGCTGTAACGCTTGTGGCAATTCAGGATATAAGGGCCGGATTGGTATTTTTGAAGTTATGGCGATCACTGAACCGATCAGAATGCTGACGATCAAGCGCGCCTCTTCGACAGAGATTATGCAACAAGCCAAAAAAGACGGGACGATCAGTATGAAACAGGACGGCATCCTCAAAGCTTTGGACGGCCTCACGACGATCGAAGAAGTTTGGCGCGTCACCAAAGACTAG
- a CDS encoding type II secretion system F family protein — protein sequence MSQYSYVAREISNSVKHTGQLEAANVAEATKQLRGQGLLPIKITEGKGGLRLTINRKNVPLKEKIIFTRQLAVMVKAGLPLVKALEALARQTENKFFREVITEIIKQVEGGAQLSAVMNRYPKVFSEVYIAVIKAGEQTGQLSEVLFNLADQQEKQADLISKVRGALMYPAVIFVALIGVIFLIVFFVLPSLQTVFRDFGAELPLTTRILFGISTVARKYFYIVFPALIALFYLLRLWVLRPGGRLVYDKVKINLPIFGSLTKKVYMASFSRTMGMLVRSSLPILLSIKIVQKTINNKHYEAAFDRIAALVESGKPLSAAIAKEELFPPMVSQLTTLGEESGNLESVLQEITRFYDSEIDNMTKNMASLIEPIMLVIMGIGVAFVVASVLGPIYKLVSDFH from the coding sequence ATGTCGCAATATAGCTACGTCGCCAGAGAAATTAGCAACTCCGTAAAACATACCGGGCAGCTCGAAGCGGCAAATGTTGCCGAGGCAACAAAGCAGTTAAGAGGGCAGGGCTTGTTGCCGATAAAGATTACGGAGGGCAAGGGCGGATTGCGCTTAACGATCAATCGTAAAAATGTACCGTTAAAAGAGAAGATAATTTTCACGAGACAGCTGGCGGTTATGGTGAAAGCCGGTTTGCCGCTGGTTAAAGCCCTTGAAGCACTCGCCAGACAGACCGAGAACAAATTCTTCCGTGAGGTAATCACTGAGATAATTAAACAAGTTGAAGGCGGAGCACAGCTTTCCGCCGTCATGAACCGCTACCCAAAGGTTTTCAGCGAGGTTTATATTGCCGTGATCAAAGCTGGCGAGCAGACCGGGCAACTGAGCGAAGTGCTTTTCAATCTGGCGGATCAACAGGAAAAACAGGCCGACTTAATCTCTAAAGTTCGCGGCGCCCTAATGTACCCAGCGGTTATTTTTGTCGCATTAATTGGGGTTATTTTCTTAATAGTATTCTTCGTTCTACCAAGCCTCCAAACAGTTTTCCGTGACTTCGGCGCTGAGTTACCGCTGACAACAAGAATACTTTTCGGCATAAGTACAGTCGCTCGAAAATATTTCTACATCGTTTTCCCCGCCCTGATAGCACTATTTTATCTACTGCGGCTGTGGGTGCTGCGCCCTGGCGGTCGTTTAGTCTATGACAAAGTCAAAATTAATTTGCCAATTTTCGGCTCGCTAACCAAAAAAGTCTACATGGCGAGTTTTTCGCGAACGATGGGAATGCTGGTTCGATCCAGTTTACCGATCCTCCTCTCGATAAAAATTGTTCAAAAAACGATCAATAATAAGCACTACGAAGCGGCATTTGACCGAATTGCGGCGCTTGTTGAATCTGGAAAGCCGCTCTCAGCTGCGATCGCTAAAGAGGAGCTGTTCCCACCCATGGTCTCTCAACTCACCACTCTAGGCGAAGAGTCTGGTAACTTGGAGTCAGTCCTCCAAGAAATCACTCGATTTTACGACTCCGAAATCGACAATATGACCAAAAACATGGCCTCGCTAATCGAGCCGATAATGTTGGTCATAATGGGTATTGGCGTCGCGTTCGTCGTCGCCTCGGTATTAGGACCAATTTATAAACTAGTGTCCGACTTTCATTAA
- the pilM gene encoding pilus assembly protein PilM codes for MNTTIGIDIGYETVKVIGLENHGKRWKLRGMNIAPIPANSWQTDAILNQDAIAQTVIETLKNAKPDAINGKRAMFALPESVIFSGTFAMPLLDKEELAQAIPFELADKLSINLEEFYFDYEVVTTKCKPLSPAELEKLSKASAKTKDSKKPEPTPIEQDAMTVFAVAAKKTLIESVVSLAKKAGLDPAGIDIKPGAIARAVIRQGDEKARAIIDLGAGSTGASIVEGQSIRVTSTVPWGVKALLDKGLGVEQLRKEFAAVFDELVHVTKFFENRVCPGTTIEEIILSGSGTNIPQIIDVFQQETGLPSKIGEPFGNVDTDHYPIKVQYSHTFSDAVGLAMRDNDA; via the coding sequence TTGAATACAACGATCGGTATCGACATTGGCTACGAGACGGTGAAAGTCATCGGCCTCGAGAATCACGGCAAGCGCTGGAAACTGCGCGGTATGAATATTGCCCCAATTCCTGCCAATTCCTGGCAAACTGATGCCATTCTCAACCAGGACGCTATCGCTCAAACGGTTATTGAAACCCTAAAGAACGCTAAACCTGACGCCATCAACGGCAAGAGGGCGATGTTCGCTTTGCCAGAGTCGGTGATATTCTCCGGAACTTTTGCCATGCCGTTACTTGATAAGGAAGAACTTGCGCAGGCGATACCATTCGAACTCGCCGATAAGCTGTCGATCAATCTGGAAGAATTCTATTTCGACTATGAGGTCGTGACTACTAAGTGCAAGCCGCTAAGCCCAGCAGAGCTCGAGAAACTATCTAAGGCATCGGCCAAAACAAAGGACAGTAAAAAACCGGAGCCAACGCCGATCGAACAAGACGCGATGACCGTGTTTGCCGTGGCTGCGAAAAAGACGCTTATTGAGTCTGTAGTCTCCTTAGCAAAGAAGGCCGGCTTAGACCCTGCGGGTATCGACATCAAGCCTGGGGCAATCGCTAGGGCGGTAATCAGGCAGGGCGACGAGAAGGCTCGCGCCATCATCGACCTAGGGGCCGGAAGTACAGGCGCCTCAATCGTTGAAGGACAGAGCATAAGAGTTACCTCTACTGTTCCCTGGGGTGTTAAAGCCCTATTAGACAAAGGCCTTGGCGTCGAACAGCTGCGCAAGGAGTTCGCCGCTGTCTTCGATGAACTGGTTCATGTAACTAAGTTCTTCGAAAACCGTGTTTGTCCCGGAACGACGATCGAGGAGATCATCCTTTCTGGCTCAGGTACTAATATTCCACAGATAATCGATGTCTTTCAGCAAGAGACCGGTCTGCCATCAAAAATCGGCGAGCCGTTCGGCAATGTCGACACTGACCACTACCCGATCAAGGTTCAGTACTCGCACACCTTTTCCGATGCCGTTGGCCTAGCGATGAGGGACAACGATGCTTAA
- a CDS encoding PilN domain-containing protein: MLNLLPPETRKRQHAKSSLYSLSVVYIIIVAVLFLGAGALGTWQFVLQNDINMRNEEISRLRAKKEAQSEVVLKAAFIEDRMSTAGSFQEDQKWEEVLGDVAQATPTDVQLSSIKVTTKPTQVLTVGGSTTNARAIVLFRDKLGATSRFKAAAISSISENKTDTSRVFTFTIEISIGTSTKEGN; this comes from the coding sequence ATGCTTAACCTCCTGCCACCAGAAACCAGAAAGCGCCAACACGCCAAATCCTCGCTCTACAGTCTTAGCGTTGTTTATATCATCATCGTCGCCGTACTTTTTCTTGGCGCTGGCGCGCTTGGAACGTGGCAGTTCGTGCTGCAAAACGATATCAACATGCGTAATGAAGAGATAAGCCGGCTCAGGGCTAAAAAAGAGGCTCAGAGTGAAGTTGTGCTGAAAGCTGCCTTCATTGAAGATCGAATGAGTACCGCTGGCAGTTTCCAGGAGGATCAGAAATGGGAAGAGGTACTAGGCGATGTCGCTCAGGCAACACCGACCGATGTGCAATTGAGCTCGATCAAAGTGACAACTAAACCAACCCAGGTGTTAACCGTCGGCGGCAGCACCACCAATGCTCGAGCGATTGTCCTTTTCCGCGACAAGCTAGGCGCCACTAGCCGCTTTAAGGCTGCCGCAATTAGCTCCATCTCAGAGAATAAAACCGATACCAGCCGGGTCTTCACCTTCACAATCGAGATTAGTATCGGCACCTCAACCAAGGAGGGTAACTAA
- a CDS encoding type II secretion system protein: protein MRLRKQKAFSLVEMIIAISIIALFGGLVATNIIQTYRNHQIAEAQSITQRDLNLMIDRVSRVLRSTTLILETTETGLKVRGYPKVNDPAPSEIYFYIENSALKYSVIPPTGTAPNYTYDPNDAQYFTLLPKVTNSVANPLWRYYDENSDLLAFPVNKADVRIVETLPFALDSGNALSAPIGISTKIALRNFKTNL from the coding sequence ATGAGACTACGCAAGCAAAAGGCATTTTCGCTCGTCGAGATGATCATCGCGATAAGTATTATCGCGCTTTTCGGTGGGCTTGTAGCGACAAATATTATCCAAACCTACCGCAACCATCAGATTGCCGAAGCGCAGTCGATTACCCAGCGCGACTTAAACCTTATGATCGACCGAGTTAGTCGGGTTTTGCGTAGCACGACACTGATTCTTGAGACAACAGAAACCGGTCTGAAAGTACGGGGTTATCCTAAAGTTAACGATCCGGCGCCAAGTGAGATCTACTTCTATATCGAGAATAGCGCCCTCAAATACTCCGTCATCCCCCCTACTGGCACAGCCCCCAATTATACCTACGACCCGAACGACGCCCAGTATTTCACGTTACTGCCCAAGGTCACTAACTCTGTCGCTAATCCGCTATGGCGTTATTACGACGAAAATAGTGATCTCCTTGCTTTCCCGGTCAATAAAGCCGATGTCCGAATCGTTGAGACGCTACCCTTTGCGCTCGACTCGGGTAACGCTCTGAGCGCGCCAATTGGGATTTCAACTAAAATAGCTCTGAGGAACTTTAAAACAAATCTTTAA